A genomic stretch from Pontivivens ytuae includes:
- a CDS encoding ATP-binding protein produces the protein MAEADTTSGYESGRADFARRILVLASITISISTSVLSLMLVFALGQPQAMVLNVLIASLAYLAVPLLFRLGFKLELVRDVFFALSFVTIFLMSLSPDEGVAFGFVSYLPIFICIAGMLYQRSGIIILALLSVGLVGGIAIVDLMRLPVERVMDSPGSVATVAVRHGMAVVFSAVLVIVAMSLFEDMLGRLRAARDHARRTSESKTSFLANVSHEVRTPLNAILGMAEILQQTELDPDQRRKVETISESGSTLLEMLNDILDISRLEADRMPISPSRQDASDLLAGVEGLWSPIAEDKGLQFLIDFDPDIPEAIEIDPQRFRQCMNNLLSNAIKFTPEGHVRVAMRWDDRAGQPTRLVVDVQDTGIGMSSDAASRVFDPFNQADDTIMGSYGGSGLGLSITRQLARMMGGDLVFKSVQNEGTLFTLTLGVKALEPEAPRAPAPAPVANGLRVLVVDDIPTNLMVAASYMRALGAQVDEAMSGDQALELMRNQAFDLVLLDMHMPDTNGLWVLEKVQNLRRKVPPIVMITAGATEAEMERARALGARDVLMKPLTPRVLESLLRSYAA, from the coding sequence TTGGCAGAGGCTGACACGACTTCGGGGTATGAGAGCGGGCGCGCCGATTTCGCGCGCCGGATCCTCGTTCTGGCCTCCATCACGATCTCGATCAGCACCTCCGTGCTGTCGCTCATGCTGGTCTTTGCCCTCGGGCAGCCGCAGGCGATGGTGCTCAACGTCCTGATCGCCTCGCTCGCTTATCTCGCCGTTCCGCTCCTGTTCCGCCTCGGCTTCAAGCTGGAACTGGTGCGCGACGTCTTCTTCGCGCTGAGCTTCGTGACGATCTTCCTGATGTCGCTGAGCCCGGATGAGGGGGTCGCGTTCGGCTTCGTCAGCTACCTGCCGATCTTCATCTGCATCGCGGGGATGCTCTACCAACGGTCGGGCATCATCATCCTCGCACTGCTGTCCGTGGGCCTCGTCGGTGGCATCGCCATCGTCGACCTGATGCGCCTGCCGGTGGAGCGGGTGATGGACAGCCCCGGCTCGGTCGCCACGGTCGCGGTGCGCCACGGCATGGCGGTCGTCTTCTCTGCCGTGCTGGTCATCGTCGCGATGAGCCTCTTCGAGGACATGCTGGGCCGCCTGCGCGCCGCCCGGGATCATGCCCGTCGCACCAGCGAGTCAAAGACGAGCTTCCTTGCCAACGTCAGCCACGAGGTGCGCACGCCGCTCAACGCGATCCTCGGCATGGCCGAGATCCTGCAGCAGACCGAGCTCGACCCCGATCAGCGCCGCAAGGTGGAGACGATTTCGGAGAGTGGCTCGACGCTCCTCGAGATGCTCAACGACATCCTCGACATTTCCCGGCTCGAAGCGGACCGGATGCCGATCTCGCCCTCGCGGCAGGACGCCTCCGACCTGCTGGCGGGGGTCGAGGGACTGTGGTCGCCGATTGCCGAGGACAAGGGTCTCCAGTTCCTCATCGACTTCGATCCCGACATTCCCGAGGCGATCGAGATCGATCCCCAGCGCTTCCGCCAGTGCATGAACAACCTGCTGTCGAACGCCATCAAGTTCACGCCCGAGGGGCATGTGCGCGTCGCCATGCGCTGGGACGACCGGGCCGGCCAGCCGACCAGGCTGGTGGTCGATGTGCAGGACACCGGCATCGGCATGTCGTCGGATGCCGCGAGCCGGGTCTTCGACCCCTTCAACCAGGCCGACGACACGATCATGGGCTCCTATGGCGGCAGCGGGCTGGGGCTCAGCATCACGCGCCAGTTGGCCCGGATGATGGGCGGCGATCTCGTGTTCAAGAGCGTGCAGAACGAGGGCACGCTCTTCACCCTGACCCTCGGCGTGAAGGCGCTGGAGCCCGAGGCGCCCCGCGCGCCCGCCCCTGCCCCGGTCGCCAACGGCCTGCGCGTTCTGGTGGTCGACGACATCCCGACGAACCTGATGGTCGCCGCGAGCTACATGCGCGCGCTCGGCGCCCAGGTGGACGAGGCGATGAGCGGCGACCAGGCGCTGGAGCTGATGCGCAACCAGGCCTTCGATCTCGTGCTCCTGGACATGCATATGCCGGACACCAACGGCCTCTGGGTGTTGGAGAAGGTGCAGAACCTGCGCCGCAAGGTGCCGCCGATCGTCATGATCACCGCCGGCGCGACCGAGGCGGAGATGGAGCGCGCACGCGCCCTCGGCGCCCGCGACGTGCTGATGAAACCACTGACGCCACGCGTGCTCGAAAGCCTGCTGCGCAGCTACGCCGCCTGA
- a CDS encoding alkaline phosphatase, with translation MKTTFAAATAIVALCATTPLSAQETGNVIFFHPDGTGVNHWLAARMHTVGPDGELNWDRLPAIGVYTGHMADRVTGTSHGGATVHAYGIKVLADSYGLNGTEPLTAASGRQMSVAQEAIEAGKAVALVQTGHIAEPGTGVFVASNESRSNTQEIAADVIESGAQVILAGGERFLLPAGIEGRHGPGEREDGVNLIERAEELGYTVVYDREELLALDTSTVDRVLGVFAHNHTFNDQERERNLIEGLPTYMEGAPTIGEMSRVALEIISRDEDGFFAVIEEEGTDNIANNMNAAGTLEALGRADAAVGEILGFMDGRDDTLLVMAADSDAGGLQVVNTDEGPVEATTRGGGILHGQQGAFGDAFETAPDANGNTHHFGIAWVGYNDVAGGILVRAAGLNSDRVEPLMDSTEVYSLMHDTLFGTPGQ, from the coding sequence ATGAAAACGACCTTCGCAGCAGCGACGGCGATTGTGGCCCTGTGCGCCACAACGCCGCTCAGCGCGCAAGAGACCGGCAACGTCATCTTCTTCCATCCCGACGGGACCGGCGTGAACCATTGGCTCGCGGCCCGGATGCACACGGTGGGCCCGGACGGTGAGCTCAACTGGGACCGTCTACCTGCGATCGGCGTCTACACCGGCCACATGGCGGACCGGGTGACGGGCACGAGCCATGGCGGCGCGACCGTGCACGCCTACGGGATCAAGGTGCTCGCCGACAGCTATGGCCTCAACGGCACCGAGCCGCTGACCGCCGCCTCCGGCCGCCAGATGTCGGTGGCGCAGGAGGCGATCGAGGCGGGTAAGGCCGTCGCCCTCGTCCAGACCGGCCACATCGCCGAGCCCGGTACCGGCGTCTTCGTCGCCTCCAACGAGAGCCGTTCGAACACGCAGGAGATCGCGGCGGACGTGATCGAATCCGGCGCGCAGGTGATCCTCGCCGGCGGTGAGCGCTTCCTGCTGCCTGCAGGCATCGAAGGCCGCCACGGCCCCGGTGAGCGGGAGGACGGCGTAAACCTGATCGAGCGGGCGGAGGAGCTGGGCTACACCGTGGTCTATGACCGTGAGGAACTGCTGGCGCTCGACACCTCCACCGTGGACCGCGTGCTCGGCGTCTTCGCCCACAACCACACCTTCAACGATCAGGAGCGGGAGCGGAATCTCATCGAGGGGCTGCCTACTTACATGGAGGGCGCGCCGACCATCGGTGAGATGTCCCGCGTGGCGCTGGAGATCATCAGCCGCGACGAGGACGGCTTCTTCGCCGTGATCGAGGAAGAGGGCACCGACAACATCGCCAACAACATGAACGCCGCCGGCACGCTGGAAGCTCTGGGCCGCGCCGACGCAGCCGTGGGCGAGATCCTCGGCTTCATGGACGGGCGCGACGATACGCTTCTGGTGATGGCGGCGGACTCCGATGCGGGCGGCCTGCAGGTCGTGAACACCGATGAAGGCCCCGTGGAGGCGACGACCCGCGGCGGCGGCATCCTGCACGGCCAGCAGGGCGCGTTCGGCGATGCGTTCGAGACGGCGCCCGATGCCAACGGCAACACCCACCATTTCGGCATCGCCTGGGTCGGCTACAACGACGTGGCGGGCGGCATCCTGGTGCGGGCGGCCGGGCTCAACAGCGACCGGGTGGAGCCGCTGATGGACTCGACCGAGGTCTACAGCCTGATGCACGACACGCTGTTCGGCACGCCGGGCCAGTAA